From Pigmentibacter ruber, a single genomic window includes:
- a CDS encoding branched-chain amino acid aminotransferase, protein MLDVEGSLSYLVAKVHGLDSFHEIKEKGRQMSLKSSTSSQNFINHFKIIKNLLPKHKRKAPPSLNDHIPFGAIPTNHMLICDFLPRKNGWQNPEILPYKPFSLTPNSVVFHYGQTIFEGLKAYRSENNEKEIFLFRPDKNAERMAKSAQRMGMEPFPEDLFVHCIKELVKIDKDWILPSPGAMYIRPSMIALDRGVSYRASQDYRFFIILSPSKNYFTSETTISVYIERNLSRAAIGGAGEAKCGGNYASSLLPMKIAKDKGAEQVLWLDAKEHRYVEEAGAMNVMFVYQDRIVTPALSGSILHGITRASVIQIARQLNIPVEETKVDINQIIADAKTGKLTEMFACGTAAVISPVGCLLDGDEKVEINNGKIGEISMRLKSELVGIQSGKLPDPYGWRQLIS, encoded by the coding sequence ATGTTAGATGTGGAAGGGAGTCTTTCATATCTAGTAGCCAAGGTTCATGGCTTAGACTCGTTTCATGAAATAAAAGAAAAGGGAAGACAAATGAGTTTAAAGAGTTCAACCAGTAGTCAAAATTTTATTAATCATTTCAAAATTATAAAAAATCTTTTACCCAAGCATAAAAGGAAAGCTCCTCCCTCTTTAAACGACCATATTCCTTTTGGAGCCATCCCAACCAATCACATGTTGATATGTGATTTTTTACCAAGAAAAAATGGGTGGCAGAACCCAGAGATTCTCCCCTATAAGCCATTTTCGCTCACTCCCAATTCGGTGGTTTTTCACTATGGGCAAACTATATTTGAGGGATTGAAAGCCTATCGTTCAGAGAACAATGAAAAAGAAATTTTTCTCTTCCGCCCCGATAAAAATGCAGAAAGAATGGCTAAATCTGCTCAAAGAATGGGAATGGAACCTTTTCCAGAAGATCTTTTTGTTCACTGCATCAAAGAACTTGTAAAAATAGATAAAGATTGGATTTTACCCTCTCCAGGAGCGATGTACATTAGGCCATCGATGATTGCTTTAGATAGGGGGGTATCTTATAGAGCTTCACAAGATTATCGTTTTTTTATCATTTTAAGTCCATCAAAAAACTATTTTACTAGTGAAACTACTATATCAGTTTATATTGAAAGAAACTTATCCCGAGCTGCCATAGGAGGCGCTGGAGAAGCAAAGTGTGGAGGAAATTATGCTTCTTCATTACTCCCTATGAAAATAGCTAAGGATAAGGGGGCTGAACAAGTTCTTTGGCTTGATGCAAAGGAACATCGTTACGTTGAGGAAGCAGGAGCTATGAATGTAATGTTTGTTTATCAAGACAGAATTGTCACTCCTGCATTATCTGGCAGCATTTTGCATGGAATAACGCGAGCTTCGGTGATACAAATTGCTAGACAATTAAACATTCCTGTAGAAGAGACAAAAGTTGATATCAACCAAATTATAGCTGATGCAAAAACAGGCAAATTAACAGAGATGTTTGCCTGTGGCACTGCTGCCGTTATCTCTCCAGTCGGTTGTCTTTTAGATGGTGATGAAAAAGTTGAAATAAATAATGGAAAAATTGGTGAAATAAGCATGCGATTAAAAAGTGAGTTAGTTGGAATACAATCAGGAAAACTTCCAGATCCATATGGTTGGAGACAACTTATCTCTTGA
- a CDS encoding heavy metal sensor histidine kinase has translation MQKISLFIKNIRENNFNISFTIWLSFWYIITCLILIFSQNYLFNSFISSFYNQNEKVTLEKNIQEIIRLIDRRENPSRSPFECLFFEVNDNLFFLVEDVTNRKIMFITPGMFKFLYSLRENVTENLVTPDDDINIRSKNSKYFYYIKKEIVHNNKVLHIEVLSDKTNRISILTSFKNRSNFISLAILIFFLILSIFISKIILSPIHRIVKKISSITSSNLHERVDIDWLPQEIKIIKNSFNEVLERLEDSFRRISQFSDDIAHEIRTPVNNLKGEIEVTLQKKRTNQDYIDILHSNLEECHRLTRIIDNLTFLSRSEKQNIRIQAEEINVFEELNNMKDLYEGIAEEKFITISLESEKNIKAQVDKVLFQRIISNLLSNAITYNKDHGNIKIKALKIDNNLHIEVQDTGVGISEKNIPHLFDRFYRIDKARHTSSKNMGLGLSLVKSMVNMHNGTIEIKSKEGEGTTVILNLPLSHTESN, from the coding sequence ATGCAAAAAATCTCATTATTTATTAAGAATATAAGAGAAAATAACTTTAACATCAGTTTTACAATTTGGCTTTCATTTTGGTACATCATAACCTGTCTTATCCTAATTTTTTCACAAAATTATTTATTTAATAGTTTCATCTCATCTTTTTACAATCAAAATGAAAAAGTAACTCTTGAAAAAAATATCCAAGAAATAATAAGATTAATTGACAGGCGAGAAAATCCTAGCAGATCTCCTTTTGAGTGTCTTTTTTTTGAAGTTAATGATAATCTTTTCTTTTTAGTCGAAGACGTAACAAATAGAAAAATTATGTTTATAACACCTGGGATGTTCAAATTTTTGTATTCACTTCGAGAAAATGTAACTGAAAATCTTGTCACACCAGATGATGACATTAATATTAGATCTAAAAATTCTAAATATTTTTACTATATTAAAAAAGAAATAGTTCACAATAATAAAGTTTTACATATAGAAGTATTATCGGACAAGACGAATAGAATTTCAATTTTAACAAGCTTTAAAAATCGTTCAAATTTCATTTCATTAGCAATATTAATATTTTTCTTAATTCTTTCTATATTTATTTCTAAAATAATTTTAAGTCCAATACATAGAATAGTAAAAAAGATAAGCAGCATTACATCTTCTAATTTACATGAAAGAGTTGATATCGACTGGCTTCCCCAAGAAATTAAAATAATTAAGAATTCATTTAATGAAGTATTAGAGCGGCTTGAAGATTCTTTTAGAAGAATAAGTCAATTTTCTGATGACATAGCGCATGAAATTAGGACACCCGTAAATAATTTAAAAGGTGAGATTGAAGTAACGTTACAAAAGAAAAGAACTAATCAAGACTATATTGATATACTCCACTCTAATTTAGAAGAATGCCATAGACTTACAAGAATTATAGATAACTTAACATTTCTTTCACGTTCTGAAAAGCAGAATATAAGGATTCAAGCAGAAGAAATTAATGTTTTTGAAGAATTAAATAATATGAAAGATTTATATGAGGGGATTGCTGAAGAAAAATTTATTACTATTAGTTTGGAAAGCGAAAAAAATATAAAAGCTCAAGTTGATAAAGTACTTTTCCAAAGAATTATAAGTAACCTTTTATCGAATGCAATTACATATAATAAAGATCACGGAAATATTAAAATTAAAGCTTTAAAAATAGATAATAATTTACATATCGAAGTGCAAGATACAGGGGTGGGAATTTCTGAAAAAAATATTCCACATTTATTTGATAGATTCTATCGAATTGATAAAGCAAGACACACATCATCAAAAAATATGGGTTTAGGTCTTTCGTTGGTAAAAAGCATGGTAAATATGCATAACGGTACTATAGAAATTAAAAGCAAAGAGGGAGAAGGAACAACAGTTATTCTAAACCTTCCGTTAAGTCACACAGAAAGTAACTAA
- a CDS encoding heavy metal response regulator transcription factor gives MKILIIEDAEKTASFLKKGLTEKGYVVDVESNGQEGLILAQVNNYDLIILDVMLPQLDGWSILKELRASDNKTHIIMLTARDDIEDKVKGLNLGADDYLVKPFAFSELVARIQTVLRRKPTIQKDILSFADLEIDFNKKKVSREGKKIELTPKEFMLLSLLIRNHNVALSRSEISEKIWNINFDTDTNVVDVHIRRLRAKIDDGFNKKFIKTVRGIGYMFDES, from the coding sequence ATGAAAATTTTAATTATTGAAGATGCTGAAAAGACAGCATCCTTTCTAAAAAAAGGACTTACAGAAAAAGGATATGTCGTTGACGTTGAGTCTAATGGGCAAGAAGGTCTTATTTTAGCGCAAGTGAATAATTATGATTTAATTATATTAGACGTTATGCTTCCTCAATTAGATGGTTGGTCTATCCTTAAAGAGTTAAGAGCTTCTGATAATAAAACTCATATTATAATGCTTACTGCACGTGATGATATAGAGGATAAAGTCAAAGGCCTAAATTTAGGTGCTGATGACTACCTTGTAAAACCATTTGCATTTTCTGAGCTTGTTGCGCGAATCCAGACAGTTTTAAGAAGAAAACCTACAATTCAAAAAGATATTTTATCTTTTGCAGATCTTGAAATAGATTTTAACAAGAAAAAGGTTTCACGAGAAGGTAAAAAAATTGAACTAACTCCAAAAGAATTCATGCTATTGTCTTTGCTAATTCGGAATCATAATGTTGCACTATCTAGAAGTGAAATATCTGAAAAAATATGGAACATTAATTTTGATACTGATACAAATGTTGTAGATGTGCATATAAGAAGACTTAGAGCTAAAATTGATGACGGATTTAATAAAAAATTTATTAAAACTGTTAGAGGAATTGGATATATGTTTGATGAAAGTTGA
- a CDS encoding choice-of-anchor D domain-containing protein: MKIRNTKLLQLTMLTIAGAAFAISCNKGKSSSSEQSSADVTPSKVDDAKLTVSVPVAQITAKVGAKKEQVILIKNEGTKPATNIVLSGLSSPFTIKPAVTPVEPAKEDSPAKSDSASKPQAQAKTEAPIKPAVPAKTEEETTDPSKPVEPTKNACEIKALAPGESCEVTIEFAPEKVGSGKETLTLQYMSEGKALSSASDIAYLAKGKIELEIPTLPQFQAEVRKPVTQTLTIKNNGEEAITGLKIAELTAPLSSKSTCKDSLEVGATCDIEITFNPLEVVSSLVDLKISYNDIDEDGNEKPVTATTQLSYQTTGIANLTIESTADYLIANVNSSATRTYTIKNAGNGKATKLALPVLVSPLKIGATTCKAELDKDQSCTFDVVLTADKDNYETAGYAMAVVYNDGKAQKTAISNINFKSVPANVLNLSQYKVATASIEIGTICKTAEVYGNGSHNIPLVSTFTGTDINGKKVEVKLADVMKSTQVQLVAGGVSIEAPGIKAVKDAYSKCIDGSSIPEGVSAVYLTSKANGQTLDVGAKLSYVEKDGKVSSVSTDNYQAGRIKVDVKDNPFLKIAADSLYSIGIIADDYSSGLVTRDNYRLFRIAPNLKDIPSLSIARVAQIRITNTNQNKSSNWYQISADKFSTDLAWFDQGQRKTFMNNQYRREFYSGKFLNGSLKGSETSVNLSKNKSTNLTLAQITSQDFALASISDSGMPSWVGNYQWHLPFKFEMQGTDSFGNQFTAVMGDNF; this comes from the coding sequence ATGAAAATTCGTAATACGAAATTACTTCAACTCACGATGCTGACTATTGCTGGTGCAGCATTTGCGATTTCCTGTAACAAAGGAAAATCATCTTCCTCTGAGCAATCATCAGCAGATGTTACACCATCTAAAGTTGATGATGCTAAGTTAACAGTTAGTGTACCAGTAGCTCAAATTACAGCTAAAGTTGGTGCAAAAAAAGAACAAGTTATATTAATTAAAAATGAAGGCACAAAGCCTGCTACGAATATTGTATTGAGTGGACTTAGTTCTCCTTTCACAATTAAACCTGCAGTTACACCAGTTGAGCCAGCAAAAGAAGATTCTCCTGCAAAATCTGATTCTGCTAGTAAGCCACAAGCTCAAGCAAAAACAGAAGCTCCAATAAAACCAGCTGTTCCTGCAAAAACTGAAGAAGAAACAACGGATCCTTCTAAACCTGTAGAACCAACAAAAAATGCATGTGAAATAAAAGCATTAGCTCCAGGTGAATCTTGTGAAGTAACAATTGAATTTGCACCTGAGAAAGTAGGAAGTGGGAAAGAAACTCTTACTTTACAATACATGAGTGAAGGAAAAGCCCTATCCTCTGCATCAGACATTGCTTACTTAGCTAAAGGTAAAATTGAATTAGAAATTCCAACTCTTCCACAATTCCAAGCAGAAGTAAGAAAACCAGTTACTCAAACATTGACTATTAAAAATAACGGTGAAGAAGCTATAACTGGATTAAAAATTGCTGAATTAACAGCTCCTTTAAGCTCCAAATCAACTTGTAAAGACTCATTAGAAGTTGGTGCAACTTGTGACATTGAAATTACTTTTAATCCGTTAGAAGTAGTTAGCAGCCTTGTTGATCTGAAAATTTCTTATAATGATATTGATGAAGATGGGAATGAAAAGCCAGTTACAGCTACTACTCAGCTATCATACCAAACTACAGGAATTGCAAATTTAACAATCGAGTCTACAGCGGATTATTTAATTGCAAATGTTAATTCTTCTGCAACTCGTACTTACACTATTAAAAATGCAGGGAATGGAAAAGCAACAAAATTAGCTCTACCCGTTTTAGTATCTCCATTAAAAATTGGTGCGACAACTTGTAAAGCTGAATTAGATAAAGATCAAAGTTGTACTTTTGACGTAGTTTTAACTGCAGATAAAGATAATTATGAAACTGCAGGATATGCAATGGCTGTGGTTTATAACGATGGTAAAGCGCAAAAAACTGCAATTTCTAATATAAACTTTAAATCAGTTCCAGCAAATGTTCTAAATCTTTCTCAATATAAAGTTGCTACTGCAAGTATTGAAATTGGAACAATTTGTAAAACAGCTGAAGTTTATGGAAATGGTTCACACAATATTCCTTTGGTTTCTACATTTACTGGTACAGACATTAATGGAAAAAAAGTTGAAGTTAAATTAGCTGATGTAATGAAATCTACTCAAGTTCAATTAGTTGCTGGTGGTGTTAGTATTGAGGCGCCTGGAATAAAAGCTGTGAAAGATGCTTATTCTAAATGTATTGATGGTTCATCAATTCCAGAAGGTGTTTCAGCAGTTTATTTAACTTCCAAAGCTAATGGTCAAACGTTAGATGTTGGTGCGAAACTTTCTTATGTTGAAAAAGATGGAAAAGTTTCTTCTGTAAGTACAGATAACTATCAAGCAGGGCGTATTAAAGTAGATGTAAAAGACAATCCTTTCTTAAAGATTGCTGCAGATTCTTTATACTCTATTGGAATTATTGCAGATGACTATAGCAGTGGATTGGTAACAAGAGACAATTATAGATTATTTAGAATTGCTCCAAATCTTAAAGATATTCCATCTTTATCTATTGCACGTGTTGCTCAAATTCGTATCACAAATACGAATCAAAATAAGAGTTCAAACTGGTACCAAATATCTGCGGATAAATTCAGCACAGATTTAGCTTGGTTTGACCAAGGGCAAAGAAAAACATTTATGAATAATCAATATAGAAGAGAATTCTATTCTGGTAAGTTCTTAAATGGTAGCTTAAAAGGTTCTGAGACTTCAGTTAACTTGAGTAAAAATAAATCAACAAATTTAACTTTAGCTCAAATAACTAGCCAAGACTTTGCTTTAGCTTCAATTTCTGACTCCGGTATGCCTAGCTGGGTAGGTAACTACCAATGGCACCTACCATTCAAATTTGAAATGCAAGGTACAGATTCATTTGGTAACCAATTCACAGCAGTAATGGGCGATAATTTCTAA
- a CDS encoding dicarboxylate/amino acid:cation symporter yields the protein MIENFKNVMLNHWTILITMILGIVFGIYFPSQAKDLSFIGEIYLEMLQISVIPIMMTAIICGFFNIFHNSDSIYYLKKLSFYYLIFILLTCFFTFSYSFIFSPGHNLSKETLELLSNGIASSEKTLSKNINTSGSFIELFKNALPINIVKAIYERKDISILLFSILLGICLGRAENPNVNTAIEFFDAIFSAFMKMVNILLYILPIGIFFLISGFISNVGIETLKSLFDLITLIYVTILTLFFIFLLIISRKQKISIITTIKNLKSAYLIAFATSSSFASMPAAMLALTNEFKLEKKNVELVLPLGISIFKPGIMIRSISIAFFLMNLYKIPINFNSLFILLITSFLSSIASTAGPAILSATTFGVVLSPLGIPPAVGIFLLLSIEPLIDPITSMLNIQSNCMVTVLVSKNK from the coding sequence ATGATTGAGAATTTTAAAAATGTAATGCTAAATCATTGGACTATCCTTATCACTATGATACTTGGAATAGTATTTGGCATTTATTTTCCATCTCAAGCAAAAGATTTATCATTTATAGGTGAAATTTATTTAGAGATGCTTCAAATATCAGTCATACCTATCATGATGACTGCTATAATTTGCGGTTTTTTTAATATTTTTCACAATAGTGACTCTATATATTATTTAAAAAAACTTTCATTTTACTATTTAATTTTTATTCTTTTGACATGTTTTTTTACATTTTCATACTCTTTCATTTTTTCTCCAGGTCACAATTTATCAAAAGAAACACTTGAATTATTGAGCAATGGAATTGCAAGCTCAGAAAAAACCTTATCTAAGAATATAAATACAAGTGGAAGTTTTATAGAACTTTTTAAAAATGCTTTACCAATAAACATTGTAAAAGCAATTTATGAAAGAAAAGACATTTCAATTTTATTATTTTCAATTCTACTTGGAATTTGTCTTGGGCGGGCTGAAAATCCTAATGTTAATACTGCTATTGAGTTTTTCGATGCAATTTTTTCAGCTTTTATGAAAATGGTCAATATTCTACTTTATATATTACCTATAGGAATATTTTTCTTAATTTCTGGATTTATTTCTAATGTAGGAATCGAAACTCTCAAATCACTTTTTGATTTAATTACATTGATATATGTAACTATATTAACATTATTTTTTATCTTTTTATTAATAATTAGTAGGAAACAAAAAATTTCAATTATCACTACTATAAAGAATTTAAAAAGCGCATATTTAATAGCTTTTGCAACTTCAAGTAGTTTTGCTTCAATGCCTGCGGCTATGCTTGCTCTAACCAATGAATTTAAATTAGAGAAAAAAAATGTAGAATTAGTATTACCATTAGGAATTAGTATTTTTAAACCTGGAATCATGATACGAAGTATTTCTATTGCATTTTTTTTAATGAATTTATATAAAATTCCAATAAATTTTAATTCATTATTTATTCTTTTAATTACGAGTTTTTTGTCGTCAATAGCAAGCACCGCTGGTCCAGCTATACTTAGCGCAACCACTTTTGGTGTAGTTCTTTCTCCCCTTGGAATTCCTCCTGCGGTAGGAATATTTTTACTACTTAGCATAGAACCTCTCATAGATCCAATAACAAGTATGTTAAATATTCAAAGTAACTGTATGGTAACAGTTTTGGTAAGTAAAAATAAATAA
- a CDS encoding ABC transporter substrate-binding protein, with product MKKSMTKKRRKIFQFLAFLLLINFTYARAEIPPDIKKIITRGKIIIAINGIDYPPFFYEAKNNKLEGIDVDISKDIAKYLGVNVEFDRTAKTFKDVVKLVENEKADLAISALSGTLNRGISVRVSNPYFLPNQVVITNRLLELKINNDIKIPPENGKIAVLNNAAYEDFANQNYEFFKNNFKDFSVVKYDSLENAFNDVIEGKILGLYVDEIYANNLLANDKRANLYVRKKIVTDAVDPICIILNWKAPNLANWINLYITRMKNNGKEKTLAKKYMKEMK from the coding sequence ATGAAAAAAAGCATGACTAAAAAAAGAAGAAAAATATTTCAATTTCTAGCATTCTTATTACTAATTAATTTCACATATGCAAGAGCTGAAATACCTCCAGATATTAAAAAAATTATTACTAGAGGTAAAATTATTATTGCTATAAATGGTATTGATTATCCTCCTTTTTTTTATGAAGCAAAAAACAATAAATTAGAAGGTATTGATGTCGATATATCAAAAGATATTGCAAAATATTTAGGTGTTAATGTTGAATTCGATCGAACAGCTAAAACGTTTAAAGATGTAGTAAAATTAGTTGAAAATGAAAAAGCAGATTTAGCAATAAGCGCTTTAAGCGGAACATTAAACCGCGGGATATCAGTTAGAGTTTCAAACCCTTATTTTTTACCTAACCAAGTTGTCATAACAAATAGATTACTTGAATTAAAAATTAATAATGATATTAAAATTCCACCTGAAAATGGAAAAATAGCCGTATTAAATAATGCAGCATATGAAGATTTTGCTAATCAAAATTACGAATTTTTTAAAAATAATTTCAAAGATTTTTCTGTTGTAAAATATGATTCCTTAGAAAATGCTTTTAATGATGTAATAGAAGGTAAAATATTGGGACTTTATGTGGACGAAATATATGCAAATAATTTGTTAGCAAATGATAAAAGGGCTAATTTATATGTACGAAAAAAAATCGTCACAGATGCTGTTGACCCAATTTGCATTATTTTAAATTGGAAGGCACCAAATCTTGCAAACTGGATAAATCTATATATTACTCGCATGAAAAACAACGGAAAAGAAAAAACTCTTGCAAAAAAATATATGAAAGAAATGAAATGA
- the fliG gene encoding flagellar motor switch protein FliG — protein MAIKYTGPQKAAILLLAFGEEISAEIFKHMTEFEIKRIGSAMSRLGRVDSDTIDMVMEEFYQILQSNKKYFLGSNDFTKRLIESAFKSDQANALIDELSLTSNANLESLELIDPKTLANFLRSEHPQTMALILAHLDPKKFGECLKILPESLHTELILRVASLESVSPEIIDEIDDVLRNEIQRLGNVTSSKVGGIDPIVEMLNLMDKATQENILDRLEERDPDLAENIRKLMFVFDDLIKIDDRGIQTVLREVKPEQLKLALKTASEGVKELIYKNMSQKAAENLREEMTIMGPAKISDVEQAQFAIVQVARRLNDEGKIVISASGENALV, from the coding sequence GTGGCAATAAAATATACTGGACCGCAGAAAGCAGCAATCTTACTTTTAGCATTTGGCGAGGAGATTTCTGCGGAAATCTTTAAGCATATGACGGAATTCGAGATAAAACGCATTGGTAGTGCGATGAGCCGTTTAGGTAGAGTTGATAGTGATACAATTGACATGGTAATGGAAGAATTTTATCAAATTCTTCAATCTAATAAAAAATATTTCCTTGGAAGCAACGATTTTACGAAACGTCTGATTGAGTCCGCTTTTAAAAGTGATCAAGCAAATGCCTTAATTGATGAACTGTCTTTAACTTCAAATGCAAATTTAGAATCGTTAGAACTTATAGATCCTAAAACTTTAGCTAACTTTTTAAGGAGCGAACACCCTCAAACAATGGCATTAATTTTAGCTCATTTGGATCCAAAAAAGTTTGGTGAATGTTTAAAAATATTACCAGAAAGTTTACATACTGAATTAATATTAAGAGTAGCAAGTTTGGAAAGTGTTTCTCCAGAAATTATTGATGAAATAGATGATGTTTTGCGAAATGAAATACAGCGTCTAGGAAACGTAACAAGTTCAAAAGTAGGTGGCATCGATCCGATTGTGGAAATGCTAAATTTAATGGATAAAGCTACACAAGAAAATATTTTAGATAGATTAGAAGAAAGAGATCCTGATTTAGCAGAAAATATCAGAAAATTAATGTTTGTATTCGATGACTTGATTAAAATTGATGATAGAGGAATTCAAACAGTTCTTCGTGAAGTTAAACCTGAGCAGTTAAAACTTGCATTAAAGACGGCTTCGGAAGGTGTAAAAGAATTAATATATAAAAATATGTCCCAAAAAGCAGCTGAAAATCTTAGAGAAGAAATGACAATTATGGGACCTGCAAAAATCTCTGATGTCGAACAAGCTCAATTTGCTATTGTGCAGGTAGCTAGAAGATTAAATGATGAAGGTAAAATTGTGATTTCGGCTAGTGGTGAAAATGCATTAGTATAA
- a CDS encoding FliH/SctL family protein translates to MASKSGKLVKKNDEKMMNLLDMDSYPWLHFNEQSIIFPDNVKRTVILEKMHDPLEISQKVISAKEFEKPFAGKSKPLLPRDMTEDYKRGQKEALKRRRRTLMDEEEAMALELAELEHVEEVKLGKEKQKEKKMNKKEENKFDSNLSEQKKMEQILNKENKKENPVENISEEKKDLQSPLMQNEKNKENIDPKILELELAKAKEDAYQEGHKEGFFQGEKIGKEEGYKVGLDEGNRIGFQVGEEKGLIAVESKYDKAFANISEAALKMDELKTKLISEGKEIFLEILKLCSEKIIREQIKSSDATLYKIFDDVLKEIDTNSNLSIQVNANDAQRLKKHLESQNAKFKIKIKENNSLENGDFQVENEAGASLVDIKKNVDTIIDNIKDELFKEISPQNEVNYDIPKKAG, encoded by the coding sequence ATGGCTAGTAAGAGTGGAAAATTAGTAAAAAAAAATGACGAAAAAATGATGAATTTGTTAGATATGGATAGTTATCCATGGCTGCATTTTAATGAGCAAAGTATAATTTTTCCTGACAATGTTAAACGTACGGTAATTCTAGAAAAAATGCATGATCCTCTAGAAATCTCGCAAAAAGTAATTTCTGCAAAAGAATTTGAAAAACCATTTGCAGGAAAATCTAAACCTTTATTACCCAGGGATATGACAGAAGATTATAAAAGAGGCCAAAAAGAAGCTTTAAAAAGAAGACGGCGTACTTTAATGGATGAAGAAGAGGCAATGGCTTTAGAATTAGCTGAATTAGAGCATGTTGAAGAAGTAAAATTAGGAAAAGAAAAGCAAAAAGAAAAAAAAATGAATAAAAAAGAAGAAAATAAATTTGATTCTAATTTAAGTGAACAAAAAAAAATGGAACAAATATTAAATAAAGAAAATAAAAAAGAAAATCCAGTAGAAAATATTTCTGAAGAAAAAAAAGATTTACAGTCACCATTAATGCAGAATGAAAAAAACAAAGAAAATATTGATCCAAAAATTTTAGAATTAGAATTAGCAAAAGCAAAAGAAGATGCTTATCAAGAAGGACATAAAGAAGGTTTTTTTCAAGGTGAAAAAATAGGTAAGGAAGAAGGTTACAAAGTTGGATTAGATGAAGGTAATAGAATTGGTTTTCAAGTTGGAGAAGAAAAAGGTTTAATTGCAGTTGAATCAAAATATGACAAAGCGTTTGCGAATATTTCAGAAGCTGCATTAAAAATGGATGAATTAAAAACTAAACTAATTTCTGAAGGAAAAGAAATTTTTCTAGAGATATTGAAACTTTGTTCAGAAAAAATAATTCGTGAGCAAATAAAATCTAGTGATGCAACTCTTTATAAAATTTTTGATGATGTTCTAAAAGAAATTGATACTAATTCCAATCTATCAATTCAAGTTAATGCAAATGATGCTCAGAGATTAAAGAAACATTTAGAATCGCAAAATGCAAAATTTAAAATTAAAATTAAAGAGAATAATTCTTTAGAAAATGGTGATTTCCAAGTTGAAAATGAAGCCGGTGCTTCGCTTGTAGATATTAAGAAAAATGTTGATACGATAATAGATAATATAAAAGATGAACTGTTTAAAGAAATTTCTCCTCAGAATGAAGTAAATTATGATATCCCTAAAAAGGCAGGATAA